Genomic window (Vitis riparia cultivar Riparia Gloire de Montpellier isolate 1030 chromosome 4, EGFV_Vit.rip_1.0, whole genome shotgun sequence):
CCTGAAGAGAGAAGCGATGCTCCTAACATACCGTGTTAATGAAGACTCTAATGACTAACAGCAATGACATTAATAGAAGTACAAGAGATCAACATCAGTAACGACACTCACAGCTCGAATATTCACACGAAGTGATGCTGCAGGGCCATAGCGTAGCAGCGACCGACAGGCTGCATATTGGGGCTGATCAACTTCCAGAGTTTTCACTACAGGAATAGAAACATAAATCACTTGTTTCATGCCACATTGTTATATTTTCTACAAATCAGATGAATACAAGTAAATTCACTTTCAAAGAGCCAGGTCCATAATTTATTCACAGACAAAATGATATCAACTATTAACCTCTATTAACCAAAATCTAAGGAGCTGGTAAGATGAAACTGACAGTTTTGGCTAAGCAAGTAGCCAAATTACTATCTGAATAATAGTTCGCTTACAAGAATGGTATGAGAGTTAACCAGTCTTACAAGAAATGGACCTTTGAGCAGATGTTGGTGACaaatatgaatgaatgaatggaCAACATGCCGAATTTAGCTATATTTTACGTTTCGTGAATTCAATGAGAAAGGAAATGATGAAGCAAAAGGAGGGAATTACCCAAGTCCTTTATCTGTAATTGAGTCAATATAATAGCAGGCACATAAGCGTCCAGTGGATCAAGCTTCTTCCTGTTGATATATTGTTAAGAGAGAATAAATGGCAAACCAAATCATCACAATTCATAAGTCCCTCAAAAAATTTAACCCAAATGGCCTGTGACCAGTAACATCAACAATAATATTGAGGTTCTGAAAATATGGCAATAATTCTATTGAGAGGAAGTGAGAAGCAAAATCTATCGATTCTGGATACAAATTCTAGCAGGAATCAACAAAAAGGTTGTGGTACCGGTCACTATACATTCTTGATCCAATGGACGCTCACGGGTTTACAACGCATCTAATCAATTAAGAAGAATCTATATGGTATAAAGAACTTTTTCCCATATTTGGTGTGAGGCATTATGATCACTGTCATTCATGGGATTGCGAGACCAGATAGACAGACACTTCTTGTAAGGCTGAACTAACAGTCCTACACAGATCAGCTCTATACCATTTGTAATAATGATCTTTTCCTTTCTACGTAGATATTGTCTGTTATGGACAACAAAGAGGAAATGAGCCAATAGCTTATCGTTCAAGCCAATAAACCTAAGCGTTTGTTTGGACGGCTTTTTAAAAgccaaaaatatttcattttaagcCAGATAACAACTGTGATTTGGTGATTTCAATAACAATGATTGCGACTTCCATGACTGCCAAAATAGCTTAACTGAGAAGCAACCATAAGTTTGCTTCAGGTGAAAGCTCCTCTCTAACTTATGCCTCTTTCAAATCATTATTCTGATTTCAACTTTAGCTTCTTGGAAAAAGCCAAAGTACATGGCAAAAGAGGTTTACAGATCTCCAAGAACCATAACTACAAGCCTATAACCATGTGAAATTACAGATTAATCCCAAAGCTTAAGCCAAGGTAAAATATGCAACAATGCACATCAAGATGGCTAACACATACTATAAATACTAGTACACAGGCAAATAAAAGCAAGTTAACAAGGCCAGATTGTATATTGGTGAGGAGTCGCATTccttataggctttttggagtggttagGATCCACTTAAGGGTTGGTGAGGTGACTGGGCTCTTTCGTTTTTGTTTGTGAGGTTTGAGCTTCGTTGTAtaccctgtatgctttgtggctgtTTGCCTTGTTAATATATTCCttgcttatttatcaaaaaataaaagcaagtttcaacaaaaatttgggaaaaaaaagaaggaaaaaaatccaaaatttccaagGTTATTGTGGAAAAACAGCTCTACAAAGAGAATTGAAGAGGAACCCaattgaagaattttttatattctttaccTTTTCACATATTTGTCGAAAATATTGCCAGCAAGAGCAtctgcaaataaataaataaatgcttttaaaacccttcaaaattaaattcaatgaTGGAGATTACAGAACCCAGACTAAAAAATGAACTGGTTTGGCATTTGATTAATGCGTCTTTGGACCATGAAATTTCCAAACTGATGGAAATCGGGCTTGCGTGAAACAAGAATGGAATGACTTCATTTTCTAAGCATGTCCAAACGCGGCCTTACATGGCCTCAAAACGGAAAACACAGGTTATCAGAGTTAACACAAATTCGGAGTAAGGGAAAGAGGCGTACGTTTAGGTAAAGAGAGGCAGTGGAAAAGCATAAGAGAGATGGAGACCAATCGCCTACTTTCCCGCCATTCCTGGGGGGACAATGCGCACCTCACCGGTGTAGCGTTCTTCCTCCTTAACGAGTTTGAATATGGGAAACGAGAACGGGAGAAAGCTGAATTGAACGGGCTTCTGCTAAGTTGCGCAGGGGTGGGCGTGGTGGCCATGGTCGACAAAACATCAGAACTGTTTCTCTCGCTCCTCCCTCGCCatagttttagagagagagtcttatccatttttaatagaaaaaaggaaaaaaaataggaaaaattaaattacaaatttatccCTGAAGGCTTTCCCTTTCAGATATAGAAATAGCAAATAGAGTgtctttttcttaattattatgaaaaaataaaaaattattaacagaGTTATCTtcaatttaattgaatttaaatttattttatttttcaataaaatgattccaaatattaattttaaaaatgtatagaGCAtgcctaaaaattaatttgaccaACTATTCAAttcacaaataattttttttcctaaaataacatcaaattttcttaccataaattcataaataaaataaaatatctcaatttttatttttaccaataATTAGGATAAGAATTTTGAATCTGTGAGTTGTAATAAACCAAGTGGGTGGCATTTTCCGTAATTGTATTCCAGATCGTAACCCATTTTGGTGAAGTGCCCAATGAAGTAGACTCTTTACTGAATGCCGACGATTCTCTGGTTCTGTCTTGCCAGCTCTCATCTCTCTTTTCTTCTGCAGAGAGATTCGACAATGGCGACTACTCTATGGATTCTCTCGCTCTcgctctccctctccctctccctcgtCTTCCTCTCTGTTTCTGCTGATACTCACAGTAAGTCTCCTCCATTTCTTCGTTGTTCTCAAAAAGGTATatgattattaaaaagaatCCAGTATAATGATGGTTGAAAATCATGTTCTTTTCAGATTTGGAATCCATGTCTTGATCTGATGGAAATATCTATAAATTTGAGTGGTTCCTATGCTTATTTCTCGATTGAGTCCAAATGTTGTTCCTGTTTGTCTTCGTATTGATGATTTGGAGTTGTTGCATTGTCGGAGTTTATTGATTGCGTCTCtgaatttgagaaaattttgtttaaaacgTAATGGTAGATCGTCGAAACTCCGGTAAGatcttactcttttttttttcctggattCAAGGTGCATGTTGGAAATGGAGTTGCTTGCTTTTGTGGTGTATGTGATTTTGTTTGTGGATTTGGTATTGCAAGTGAGGTCATTACAGATGAAATGAATATGCAGGAGTAATTCAACGACAGATAAAATGGCATGTGATGTAATTCTTTTCAAGATCGGGGTATTTGTGCTGTGTTTCTAGAGATCATTGAGTCCGGCCAGCATGCTCTACAGAATTTACCTTCGAAACAAGAAATCCTTAAAGCTTCATTTGTCTTAGTGGTGTTTGCAATTTTCTTTAATGGGTGATTTTAGATTATGGCTTGTTGCTTCACAAATCAGTGAAGGTTAGTCACATGAAATGTGGTGATTAATTGGGGAGGGAGTAATCCTCTCAATACATGCCAACTGAGAGACCCTGGCTCAGGTAGCTGCTAATTAAGCCTATGCTTTGACAGTCCCAGGCATCTGTAACTTGAGCACGAGAATGAGCTCTTTGGACTTGATTTCAAGCCCATTTGACAGTGTCTGCTAAAAACACTACCAGCATAAAAAGCACatctagaaaaaaataaagtgatcAACACAATTTAGAAAGCActtctaaaaaattgaaaaatcacttgtagagTTTATGGAGAAGCACTTGTATAGAAACACATAacttcaaatagaaacattgtcaaacacactcttcatttcctttttactAGAGCTGTACATATGAAATGACCTTTTATGGCAGCAGGTGGACACGTATCTCAATCTCAAATTACATTACCATGCAATCAGACACGAGTCCGATGCATAGACACCTTATAGGGACATGCATGCAATGATGGGCAACCTACATTGTGTTGAACATGCAaaaatatgaaaggaaaaaaaaaaaaaatcaaagggaGATACTGTGAGAATAGAAGCAAAGAAAGATAGCTTCCACTTGTGtttaaggaaataatttttttttttttttatctatacattaagaataaaaaagggCCTTTTTTGTcgtcctttcttttttttttttaactgagGACATTTGCAAATTACATTGTTTCACACCAGGGTGGAGTAGCATGATCAGAACTAAGCAGTATGGGATGATCAGCCTGGCAGAATGCTGAAAGGCCAGACGAAGAAGTTTTCCATGGATACTTTAAACAACTCCATCCAAACAACTGTTGTCTATAACTCTAACaattacaaatttatcaaaattaggAAAGGATATCTGAAGTAGATTTGTTATGGCATTTTTGAGTTCCATCATAGATGGAGATCAATGTCTGATTTGGGTAAAAGGTGAATGAGGTTGGGTCAGGATGTTCTGGTTCTGGTTTCATTTGCTTGGCAAATAGGTCAGATTGAGTCTGGAATTGCAAAAGCTGAGGTTTGGACATCAGGAGCCCTGAGCTTGGGTCTTCACTTAGCATATGTATCATGGGGATGGACAATCAAGACTTGGTTCTAATTTAATTTGTCTGTGATGATCATCATGTGTAGGCATGCCTATACATATCAAAACTTGCCGCACAATGCAGAAACCTCTTCGTGTGCATATGCATTTATTCGCAGTAAAGAATGTAACGGTCAGCTTTCTGGTGTGATCAGAGTAGCATGTAAAGGAAAAttgtactttgattttatgTAAGAGTTGGTACATTTTGAGAGCATTCGATCATCACCAATGTGAAGAGATATTTTAGAGGTTAAGTCATGGACTAGCCATTTCAAATAATATGTTTAGAGCATATTCTAATTTTTGGTTCAGAGAACCTAAAGCCTTAACCAGTAGGGTTTGTGTAAGCGTGTGAGGGTGTTGAAAATCTCATAATGGAAGGTTTTGTTGTAATCAAATTTCTTTGCCATACACAATGTATTGAAGGTAATTAACTTATTACTAATAAGGAAACAGATGCTGTCTGCTCAACCATTATGTAATGAGCCTTTTAGATTTCACCTTCATTGACATGCATGTATCATAGGTGTTGAGAGGAAATTGTTCTACTACTGATAAGGTATCACAATTTTGCTAGACAAGTAAGATTTGGCAACCTAGTTTCGGTAGTAAATCATGTACTCTATACGCAACAACTAAGCAGTGCATTCTTTATCTTTCACTTGGGACTTCCTCAATTCACAACATGTCCTGGACATAGGACCAAATAAACAGTTTTTTAgtataagttaaatataaagaaaactgTATGTTCATAGAACTGGgttattaatttcttattattaattcaGTTGGCATTTAGGGCTCTGTACTTATGGCGCTGATGAGTTAGCTTATCAACTTTTTCCCTTTGAGTTGGAGCTTCATGCTTGTGGCCTGTCATCATGGCAATGACCTTATGAGTAGGAAGTAGGAATCCTCAGGGGACTAATCTACAAGCTAGTCCAACTGCATAACTTGTATCCTTCCCATTGAAACTCTTCCTTGCACCCTTTGTTCAACTTATAGCATCTTTGTTTCTTCCCTTGGAAATTAAGCTTTAGctttttatacataaaatagaaatatgaatGCCTGCAAATTCATTTGGAACCCTAGCTTTTAATTGCCTGATCTCTCAGTGGATGTGGGCGTATTTGTTTAATCAGTTACAATGAGAGAAAGGTCCTCATATCCGTTGTTTCAATCTCTGTTAcacttaaattttcttatttgttttaagttattaaactCAGTTTTTTGCTAGTGTTATGTTCCCATTTAACAATGTCCTCCTTGTGAATAAAATTGCAGAAAGTGTAACTGATAACCCTGCTGACGAGCTGGTTGCCACACTAAACAATAACAGGACTGCACACAAGGAATCAGCCCTTTACGACAATCCAGGCCTGGCTTGCATTGCTCTACAATACATAAAAGCATACCAAGGCAGTTGTGGTGATGTGGGGGGTGAGGATGCCAAGAAGCCTGCAGAATCTCAATTTGCTGAAACTTTTGCTCCCAACTGTGGTGTGCAGGTCTCAAGCCTCACCCAAATCACTGGCCGTTTACTTGGCTGCGAGACCAAATATGTCAGCCCCGCTGAAGCATTCTCAGAAATTCTAATGAAAAACAGTAAGAGCTTGGAAATTCTTTACAGTAAGAACCACACAGAATTAGGAGCTGCAGTGAGTGGCTCTGATGGTGGAGCTCCCTACTTCTGGTGTGTGCTGTTCAGCAACGGCAAAAGCAATAGCAGCTTTGTTTTGGATGGAGGCGTAGCAAAGATATCAAAACCTGGGTGCTTCAGCGGTGCAAATGATCAGTGCAGCAGTGCAGATGATTGGTCACAAACCCGTCGCTTGTGGCCCTATGCCGCTGGATTATTGATTGCACTGGGATATGCCTTTggctgatgatgatgatgatactCCATGGCAGTTGGATTGTCTTAGGCTTTGATTTGAAGCCTCCTTTGTTCTGTTGTATCAGTTCTATAATTCATTTTCTGATTCCTATTCTCTTTTGCTTCATTATCGAGTGTAAGTCCACGCAAGCTGTACtgttaatatgttttttcaCGAGAAAACCTGGTAAATCTGTCCTCTTAAATTTATTGCATCCAATGCAGTTTCCCTGTTcgggttttttcttttattggagTCTTTCCATTTTGGGCACGACCACAAAATACCTTATACCTTATACGAAAAAGTGAGACCCACTAGGGCTTCTTACATGTATACTTTTTGATTGTACTCTTATCCAATGATATAGattttattacatatttttaacaatGGAGATGTAAAGTTTGATACCAAGAGAATCGTTCAAAGAGAATTTGAGATTTGAATTCGAAAGTCATGTTAATTTTTCTGAACAACTACCACTTGATGTGT
Coding sequences:
- the LOC117912642 gene encoding uncharacterized protein LOC117912642, producing MATTPTPAQLSRSPFNSAFSRSRFPYSNSLRRKNATPVRCALSPQEWRESRRLVSISLMLFHCLSLPKHALAGNIFDKYVKRKKLDPLDAYVPAIILTQLQIKDLVKTLEVDQPQYAACRSLLRYGPAASLRVNIRAVAQYASDSGNGKTAFNDVDQCLRALEELDSLLLQASRSNPGASVETMKAKIGVALDALDSLLQTVPSDILDKGKAIADAYRTPDEDADPENLDPDMKQLESIL
- the LOC117912641 gene encoding uncharacterized protein LOC117912641 isoform X1, translating into MPTILWFCLASSHLSFLLQRDSTMATTLWILSLSLSLSLSLVFLSVSADTHKSVTDNPADELVATLNNNRTAHKESALYDNPGLACIALQYIKAYQGSCGDVGGEDAKKPAESQFAETFAPNCGVQVSSLTQITGRLLGCETKYVSPAEAFSEILMKNSKSLEILYSKNHTELGAAVSGSDGGAPYFWCVLFSNGKSNSSFVLDGGVAKISKPGCFSGANDQCSSADDWSQTRRLWPYAAGLLIALGYAFG
- the LOC117912641 gene encoding uncharacterized protein LOC117912641 isoform X2 — translated: MVDRRNSESVTDNPADELVATLNNNRTAHKESALYDNPGLACIALQYIKAYQGSCGDVGGEDAKKPAESQFAETFAPNCGVQVSSLTQITGRLLGCETKYVSPAEAFSEILMKNSKSLEILYSKNHTELGAAVSGSDGGAPYFWCVLFSNGKSNSSFVLDGGVAKISKPGCFSGANDQCSSADDWSQTRRLWPYAAGLLIALGYAFG